The following DNA comes from Lepidochelys kempii isolate rLepKem1 chromosome 9, rLepKem1.hap2, whole genome shotgun sequence.
TGTGCCAAGAGGGCCCTCCCACCAAACTTCCCAAGCATGACGACCCTCACTGAAACCAATCTTGGTCCTTGCCCCATCTGTGCTCTGAGCAATGGGGTTCCGGTGCAATGTAAATCCATTTTTCTTGATGTACACATTCCTGGAGCAGTCATTGGTGCTGAAAGCATGTTGAAAGGCCCGTACCTAAAACCACAGGAAGAAAGAAGGGATTTTTGAGTGGAGGGAATAATCATAAAATGAATTAATTCATTAACATCCTACAGCTCATTCCCACcaaatttcaaacttttttttaaaaccagtgtaGAGGAGACGCAAAAGTACGCAGGATCAGAGGTGCCAAGTTCCTGAGTTCCTGAGTGGTGCTCaacaaccccccccactccatcccagatcccgcccccacttcaccctttcccccaagctcCCACCTCCGACCCTTCCcgcacctcttcccacccctgctcctctccctccctgccagtgcctcctgcacaccactgaacagctgattgtggcaggcaggagggctgtgggaggagctgatctgtggggctgccagtgggtgcagagcacccattatttttttcttgtgggtgctccagccccggagcacccagagtcagcacctataTGCAGGATAGTGGGTTTACTGGTTGAAGACTCCAGAGACTAGGGAACCAGAGTACATGAGCCCCTGACACAGAGCAGTAGAGAGGACGGAGGGGAATGGTAGGAAGTGGAGGGCACCTGTAAGACAAGCAATTAAAAGCCCTGTCAATATTAGGGAAATTTTTCAAATAGCCAACCCGATTTCAGCTTCCCAGGCCACAGCAATGGGGACAGCCTCCTGGCTGTGCAGAGTATTTTAAGCACAGTTGACCAGACTTGCTTTGAACAGCTGGTAAGACCAACGCTTAATACTATGGCGGCAGCTTAAGACAAGCCTTCCTTGCAAGAAGATGACAATTCAGCAGCACCAGATCTACTTGCCGTTTTCCAACAGGGGAGATGGAAGTTGGGCAGTGGGTGTGGGGAGGCGCAGCCAGGGAAAACCTGCTCTCCATAGGCCAGTCCCGTTGTCAAGGCGAAGGTAGAGAACAGTCATTTCAGGGAGTAGAGAACGGCTCTGGCAGCGCTGGGGCCGGGACGGCGGGCGCGGCGGGAGGGTCCCCCCCCAAAAGTGCCCGGGTGCGCGGACAGCGCCGGCCGGCCCTGCACAGTCGCTATCGCCGCGCGGGGTGCCCTGGCCCTGCAGCGATCCCGGCGGCGCAGCACGAgccgccagccctgccccccgccggggCGGTTCGGCCGCTGGGGGCCTGTGGCGAAGCCCCGCTCACCTTGCCCTTGTAGGTGGGCACGTTGCAGAGGATGTCGGTGCGCAGCGCCTCCTCGGCCAGGCTGCGGGCGGCCAGGCTGCGCCACACCTCGCTGTTCTCGTCACCGTGCAGGACGCGGTGCCACAGCCGGCAGACCAGCGCGCAGCTGCGCAGCTCCCGCAGCTCCAGGTAGGAGAACACCAGCTCCAGCACCCTCCCGGGCAGCCGCCAACCCGTGCCCCCCGCCGCGCCCCCACCGCCGCCCGCCGCCATCGCCTCTGGCGGCGCTCACCGGCCGCTCGCCCCTCCTCCCggcgccggccggccggccggcaaCAACCGCCGCCACCCGTTCCGCGAGACCCCCCGCGACGGCGCGAGCCGCGGTACCAGCCCCTGAGGCGGCGCCAGCCACACTAGCCAGCCTCGCGGCAACCGGCAATACAGTGCGGGGCGGCGCGAGCTGTTTGCCCTCCCCGGACTGGCGACAAGTGCGGGCGGAAGTGAGCTCTGCGGTTGGGCAGGAGGGGTCCAACTGAGATTCCAGAGTGCCACAGTTTATCCCGGGAACATAGTAGTTAGCgatgcccagcccagcccagcccatccaCCCGGCCTTCTCCACAGCAGCTTCACGCCTACTTTGTACCAGGAGAGAGTGAAAGCAGGGGCACCATGTTGGTTAAGGGCAGAGCTGTCATAGGATCTCGGAGCGCATGCGCCTCAGCGTACACTACCTTGGCCATAGAGGAGACACAGAAGTCCGTTGAGTTGACGTAATTATGCTGCGCCGGAACAGGCGGGTCACGCGGGGAAGCTGGGTGCTTGGTGTACTTAGAGGTAACGCGGCCTCCTTTCCAGCGGCCTTCACCCCCCGTCTCCCTCGCAGCACGGACAAGAGCGAGCGGTGGGAGCTGCTTATCCCCTGGCCTTCCTTCCAGCTCATCCTTCCTGGGCCTTTCCCCCCGTCGCGCCGTCCCCCGCTCCTTGCCTATAgttatttcccttccccccacgcCGGCCTTCCTGCTAGCTATCGCCTTCCCTGCTCACCCCGCTCGAGCCTCCCCCTCCGCGCAGGCCTTACCTCCAGCCCTCTCCCCTTCACCTGGGCCTTCCCTTCAGCCACCCCACTCACCCCGCCCCCGCTCGGGCCTTCCCTCGAGCCATCTCCCTCACCCAACTTCTCCCCCCGCATCGGGCCTTCACTCCagccaccctgccccctcccccccgcctaaTCCTCCCCCTGGGCCTTTCCTACCATTCCCCCGCTAACCTCCCTCATGCCgtcctcctcacacacaccccaggccTTCCCTACAGCCAcccccaaacaccccccccctttcctggtcttccatCCAGCCATACCTGTCAGGTCCTTTCCTCCAGCCACCTGCACTCCACTCACTTCCCTTTGCAGGGGCCCTTTCATACGGCCACCCTCTTCCTGCTTACCCCCTGGGCCTTTCCTATACCCCCCTCGATCCCCAGTCACCACCACTGGCTTTTGACTACAGCCACttccacacaaacccactctcatCCATcccatggggggaggaggggagagcttTGCCTACAGCTGCCCATCATTCCTCTTGCTCATCCCCGCCACCAGGGGCCTTTGCCTATGACTGCCACCCCCAACTGTAAACCTCCACTACGGCCATGTCCTACCCCTGTGTGCACACAAAGAGCTTTGTTAGATGTGCTGTATAGTTTTAAAAAGATCCCTGCTGccaagagtttacaatttaaaatcatattaatatatttaacatcattgATCTTTGCCTCCACCACAAAATTTGAACAAATCATGTTTGGTTTAAAATAGAGGCGATGCTTCTTATCACACTTTGAATTGGAATGACAAATTGCTGAAATACTTAATATATTTGTGTTGTTTCAACCATAATATGTAAAGCTGTTTACAAAGCCTCAACAATTTTAGGCCCTAGCCTACAATATGATTCATATAGGTGCCAGGGTCCTTCCAGGTGGGTCCAATTGCAGGAGCAGAGCtttagacatacttgctgatgaCTCCAACTAATAAGGGTAAACATGGTCATCAAGCACATTAGTAAATTCAAGTTAGCTAAAGTTCAAGCCCTGGGAAGTCTGGACCAGCCACAGATCTCCAACTCCTGGAATGTGACGTTCTGTAAAAGCATTCTGCTAGCAGTGTCACATGCAGGTATGTGCCACCTTGCAACCCCATAGTAAAGTGAGTGCCGTGTATAAGGAATTCAGCATGGTTTTATCATGTTCTTTATATCCTATTATactaaaatgtaaaatattttacagatccacattttttaaaaacatgtgggTTTATAAATACTGGcaaggtttttttaaagaaaatccacACTTTTTCAAAGTGGCTTTCTTTGCCCCATAGAGTGGGTTGGCAGTGAGGTTCCAGGACAGGTGTACCAGCAGACTGCAAGCAGTGGTGTCACACGCAAGAAGCTGGAGACTGGTGGTGATTCGTACTTTAGGACCAGCAATGGGGCCAAACGAGCAAAAAGTTTTACCTTACACAAATGCTGAATTCCTCCTCTGATGAGGCTTCCAGCAACTTCAGAAAAATGCTGAACACAGTTTTTTGCACATCACATTTTTATAGTTTTAGATGCTGGTCTCTTTTACCTGAAAATTCAATAGCTAAAGTCAAAGCACCAAAGAAAGTTCCTCAACCTTCTCTCTCTCAATGGCTCTGAACAACAGGTTACTTCCTCCCTTCTGATCTCATATTTAAACTTGTTCACTTCATCCCTCAATTAACTCAGTTCCTCCGACCTCCACCAATTTACATCATTCTGGCTTCACTGACACTAGACTGGTGgagtccttttttattttttcatttcagtttttccaTATCTCATCTTTGTATGTTTCCTTTCTGCTTATGTGGGTAGTGCTGTATATAGCTAAACGATTGTATTTGTTCTGCTTACAGTGATGATGTTACTTCATGCAAACCCCACCATTATCAAAATAAGCTTATTGTTTAGGAAGAATAGAACTTTGTCTTATACAGCAATTTTCTTACTCTAGGTATCTGTGTGCTTTACAAAGCAGTTTAGTGACTGTGTAGTCAGAGGAAGTAGTCATGCTGTAAATGGTAGATTTCACACAGCTTGGAACCTTAGAATTTGTTTTATGAAAAGGGAGTGTTGGCCAGGATATTAATGCTTGGTCACACTAGGAACTTATGTCAATATAAcaccacacctctgagtgacagtTAAcagacctaacccctggtgtagacagcgctatgttgacggggcggaggtgggggggttctcccatcaacatagccactgcctcttggggaggtggagtacccaCACAAATGGGAGAAACTTTCCTGTCagcgtaggtagcatcttcactaagtgctacaggaTTCAGCTGCACTGCTTCAGCTCTGAAAGTGTAAACAAGTCCTGAGATTTTTCCCCTACTCTTTTCAGTA
Coding sequences within:
- the FBXO45 gene encoding F-box/SPRY domain-containing protein 1; its protein translation is MAAGGGGGAAGGTGWRLPGRVLELVFSYLELRELRSCALVCRLWHRVLHGDENSEVWRSLAARSLAEEALRTDILCNVPTYKGKVRAFQHAFSTNDCSRNVYIKKNGFTLHRNPIAQSTDGARTKIGFSEGRHAWEVWWEGPLGTVAVIGIATKRAPMQCQGYVALLGSDDQSWGWNLVDNNLLHNGEVNGSFPQCNNAPKYQIGERIRVILDMEDKTLAFERGYEFLGVAFRGLPKACLYPAVSAVYGNTEVTLVYLGKPLDG